The proteins below come from a single Seriola aureovittata isolate HTS-2021-v1 ecotype China chromosome 23, ASM2101889v1, whole genome shotgun sequence genomic window:
- the rnf175 gene encoding RING finger protein 175 has product MAGVHPQDDLLKMTHRENWKVQHERLHVKHRGHEAMHAEMVLILIATLVVAQIVLVQWKQRHHRSYNLVTLVQMWVVPLYFTIKLYWWRFLSMWGMFSVVTSYVIFRATRKPLSCRTPRMVYKWFLLIYKLSYAVGVLGYLAIMFTMFGFNVFFRIKAEDSMDVGVIMLFYGLYYGVMGRDFAEICSDYMASTIGYYNKGGMPSRSLTNDICAVCGQKILVDVEEEGFIEDTYQLSCGHLFHEFCIRGWCIVGKKQTCPYCNEKVDLKRMMNNPWEKTHVLYGQLLDWLRYLVAWQPIIIGIVHGINFTLGLE; this is encoded by the exons atggcgGGCGTGCACCCCCAA GACGACCTGCTGAAgatgacacacagagaaaactggAA GGTGCAGCATGAGCGGCTGCATGTGAAGCACAGGGGGCACGAGGCCATGCATGCAGAGATGGTGCTGATCCTCATCGCCACCTTGGTGGTGGCTCAGATCGTCCTGGTGCAGTGGAAGCAGCGGCACCACCGGTCTTACAAT CTGGTGACTCTGGTCCAGATGTGGGTGGTCCCTCTTTACTTCACCATCAAACTGTACTGGTGGAGGTTTCTGTCCATGTGGGGAATGTTCTCCGTCGTCACCAGCTACGTCATTTTCAGAGCCACTCGCAAGCCCCTGTCCTGCAGGACGCCGAG GATGGTGTACAAGTGGTTCCTGTTGATCTACAAGCTGAGCTATGCAGTGGGCGTCCTGGGCTACTTGGCCATCATGTTCACCATGTTTGGCTTCAACGTCTTCTTCAG GATCAAGGCAGAGGACTCTATGGACGTAGGAGTAATCATGCTGTTTTATGGTCTTTACTACGGCGTCATGGGCAGAGACTTTGCTGAAATCTGTTCTGACTACATGGCTTCTACAATCGGG tacTACAACAAGGGAGGCATGCCCAGCAGGAGCCTGACCAACGACATCTGCGCGGTGTGTGGTCAGAAGATCCTGGTGGACGTGGAGGAGGAAGGATTTATAGAAGACACCTACCAGCTGTCCTGTGGACACTT GTTCCATGAGTTCTGCATCCGTGGCTGGTGCATCGTGGGTAAGAAGCAGACCTGTCCGTACTGCAACGAGAAGGTTGActtgaagaggatgatgaacaACCC CTGGGAGAAGACACATGTCCTCTATGGGCAGTTGCTTGACTGGCTCAGATacctggttgcctggcaacccATCATCATCGGTATCGTTCATGGGATTAACTTCACACTGGGCCTTGAATAG
- the LOC130164527 gene encoding serine protease FAM111A-like, producing MPPKMPPKKHKGQKDISSFFPKKSDDPGSSSTEKTQLGGATASQNATGFQWKVKEENGFDGEHSHHFTVKFSRHGPKEYNVNCHQPCTVLEAIKSTEKYKEKVKCADANIIIQLGKEDKESIVPTHFPCSCISDDECLIISCKKETIEEAQDQQNKIIYPRDRYIVFFIDTIGGVNAKSKELFRSSVVKQYKTLCVYGEKGMTVEAALKRDGRFIDDLGKFSLSDNENPNILTDCTVTVDNLDQKLLKICLPLNKRKSDEKQQEKEGASNNLQNEHETRSVEDVVKQSGVSVKRAVEKSGSNNTDEIYEILCQQFPDLKKWMEERFSGNSYEEELTLRKEDFGKIQQSFSEVHRVRNLLKLGESVCKVVVKDVCQGTGFVLFDNFILTNAHLFEDKVDVKKLQLDVDVWALFNYDDPEPDTNFYHFSCEKTLIDFDVELDYAILELNPEGRSNKQRRKPKKIKVPPGLLKKFGPLPLKGEACIIGHPEGRLKEMDSTCIIEKEKRLKAINDHLQPYTDSKFIIQSINQVLKAQGIENIMMGGRDAEKVVTYNTFMYHGSSGSPVFDALGRVVGLHTAGFTYDTSMFDPKRKESAIEFAHPLLTIFKKFVGNLMEKEKEQLLTRIEKEAEENKHLKEVLKAERANHEEPMETN from the exons ATGCCTCCCAAAATGCCTCCCAAAAAGCATAAAGGGCAAAAGGATATCAGTTCCTTTTTTCCGAAGAAAAGT GACGATCCTGGCAGCAGcagtacagagaaaacacagctaGGTGGAGCTACAGCCTCTCAG AATGCCACAGGCTTTCAATGGAAAGTGAAGGAAGAGAATGGCTTTGAC GGCGAACATTCACatcatttcactgtgaaattCAGTCGACATGGCCCTAAGGAATACAACGTGAACTGTCATCAACCTTGCACGGTGCTCGAGGCAATAAAATCAACTGAAAAATACAAGGAGAAGGTTAAATGTGCAGATGCAAACATTATAATTCAGCTGGGTAAAGAGGATAAGGAATCTATTGTTCCAACACATTTCCCTTGTTCTTGTATCAGTGATGATGAGTGTCTGATCATATCATGTAAAAAAGAAACGATCGAAGAGGCCCAAGACcaacagaacaaaataatataTCCAAGAGACAGATATATAGTCTTCTTCATAGATACCATAGGAGGCGTGAACGCCAAATCAAAGGAGCTTTTTAGAAGCAGTGTTGTCAAACAGTACAAGACTCTCTGTGTTTATGGAGAGAAGGGTATGACTGTGGAAGCAGCTCTGAAAAGAGACGGTCGCTTCATTGATGACCTCGGCAAATTTAGTCTGTCTGACAATGAGAATCCAAATATTCTCACTGACTGTACAGTAACAGTTGACAACCTTGATCAGAAATTACTCAAGATATGTCTTCCACTGAACAAgagaaaaagtgatgaaaaacaacaggaaaaggaAGGTGCATCAAATAATTTACAAAACGAGCATGAGACAAGGTCAGTCGAAGATGTAGTGAAGCAGAGTGGAGTCAGTGTAAAAAGAGCAGTAGAAAAGTCGGGCAGCAACAACACAGACGAGATTTATGAGATACTGTGCCAGCAGTTTCCAGATCTGAAAAAATGGATGGAGGAAAGATTCTCTGGTAATTCGTATGAGGAAGAATTGACCCTGAGGAAGGAAGACTTTGGAAAGATCCAACAGTCTTTTAGCGAAGTTCACAGAGTCAGGAATCTGCTGAAACTGGGCGAGTCAGTTTGTAAAGTCGTTGTTAAGGATGTTTGTCAGGGAACAGGCTTTGTGCTGTTTGATAACTTTATCCTGACTAATGCACATTTATTTGAAGATAAGGTTGATGTCAAAAAGTTGCAGCTGGATGTAGATGTGTGGGCTCTATTTAACTATGATGATCCTGAGCCTGACACAAACTTCTACCACTTCAGTTGTGAGAAAACATTAATTGACTTTGATGTTGAGCTAGATTATGCCATACTGGAGCTCAACCCTGAGGGCCGaagcaacaaacaaagaagaaagccaaagaaaataaaagtaccaCCAGGGCTCCTGAAGAAATTTGGTCCATTGCCTCTGAAGGGTGAAGCCTGTATCATTGGTCACCCAGAGGGAAGACTGAAAGAAATGGATTCTACATGTATCattgagaaagagaaaaggctAAAGGCTATCAATGATCATTTACAGCCTTACACAGACAGTAAGTTCATCATCCAGTCAATCAATCAAGTGCTCAAAGCTCAAGGCATTGAAAACATAATGATGGGTGGAAGGGATGCAGAAAAAGTAGTGACCTATAACACTTTCATGTATCACGGCTCCTCTGGCTCCCCAGTGTTTGATGCTCTTGGCCGAGTTGTTGGTTTGCACACTGCAGGATTTACCTACGATACCAGTATGTTCGACCCAAAGCGTAAAGAGAGTGCGATAGAGTTCGCCCATCCTCTGCTTACTATATTTAAAAAGTTTGTGGGTAATCTGatggaaaaggagaaagagcagCTGTTGACGAGAATTGAGAAGGAAGCGGAGGAAAACAAGCACCTAAAAGAGGTACTCAAGGCTGAGAGAGCAAATCATGAGGAGCCAATGGAGACAAATTAG
- the LOC130164921 gene encoding serine protease FAM111A-like, producing the protein METPGQRANVKTDDPGSSSTEKTQQGGATASQNATGSQWKVKEENGFDGEHSHHFTVKFSRHGPKEYTVNCHQPCTVLEAIKSTEKYKEKVKSADANIIIQLGKEDKESIVPTHFPCSCISDDECLIISCKKETIEEAQDQQNKIIYPRDSYIVFFIDTIGGVNAKSKELFRSSVVKQYKTLCVYGEKGMTVEAALKRDGRFIDDLGKFSLSDNENPNILTDCTVTVDNLDQKLLKICLPLIQIQQSFSEVHRVRNLLKLGESVCKLIVKDVCDGTGFVLFDNFILTNAHLFKDYVDVKKLQLGVDVWVLFNYDDPEPDTNFYQFSCEKTFIDFDVELDYAILKLNPEGRSNKQRRNTTKIKVPPGLLKKFGPLPLNGEACIIGHPEGGVKKMDSTCIIEKEKRLKAINDHLQPYTDSKFIIQSIIQVLKAQGTEHILSGGVLAEKVVTYKTFMYRGSSGSPVFDAFGRVFGLHSLIFAYNFGDQPHIVMGCAYPLHIIFKQFVIKLKESGNYELLSRVEEEAKGNKFLEMISPPTPYSEYFRVVRYSSKVCEKSEGKEDC; encoded by the exons ATGGAGACCCCCGGTCAGCGAGCCAATGTAAAGACA GACGATCCTGGCAGCAGcagtacagagaaaacacagcaagGTGGAGCTACAGCCTCTCAG AATGCCACAGGCTCTCAATGGAAAGTGAAGGAAGAGAATGGCTTTGAC GGCGAACATTCACatcatttcactgtgaaattCAGTCGACATGGCCCTAAGGAATACACCGTGAACTGTCATCAACCTTGCACGGTGCTCGAGGCAATAAAATCAACTGAAAAATACAAGGAGAAGGTTAAAAGTGCAGATGCAAACATTATAATTCAGCTGGGTAAAGAGGATAAGGAATCTATTGTTCCAACACATTTCCCTTGTTCTTGTATCAGTGATGATGAGTGTCTGATCATATCATGTAAAAAAGAAACGATCGAAGAGGCCCAAGACcaacagaacaaaataattTATCCAAGAGACAGTTATATAGTCTTCTTCATAGATACCATAGGAGGTGTGAACGCCAAATCAAAGGAGCTTTTTAGAAGCAGTGTTGTCAAACAGTACAAGACTCTCTGTGTTTATGGAGAGAAGGGTATGACTGTGGAAGCAGCTCTGAAAAGAGACGGTCGCTTCATTGATGACCTCGGCAAATTTAGTCTGTCTGACAATGAGAATCCAAATATTCTCACTGACTGTACAGTAACAGTTGACAACCTTGATCAGAAATTACTCAAGATATGTCTTCCACTGATCCAGATCCAACAGTCTTTTAGCGAAGTTCACAGAGTCAGGAATCTGCTGAAACTGGGCGAGTCAGTTTGTAAACTCATTGTTAAGGATGTTTGTGACGGAACAGGCTTTGTGCTGTTTGATAACTTTATTCTGACTaatgcacatttatttaaagattaCGTTGATGTCAAAAAGTTGCAGCTGGGTGTAGATGTGTGGGTTCTATTTAACTATGATGATCCTGAGCCTGACACAAACTTCTACCAATTCAGTTGTGAGAAAACATTCATTGACTTTGATGTTGAGCTAGATTATGCCATACTGAAGCTCAACCCTGAGGGCCGaagcaacaaacaaagaagaaacacaaccaaaataaaagtaccaCCAGGGCTCCTGAAGAAATTTGGTCCTTTGCCTCTGAATGGTGAAGCCTGTATCATTGGTCACCCAGAGGGAGGAGTGAAAAAAATGGATTCTACATGTATCattgagaaagagaaaaggctAAAGGCTATCAATGATCATTTACAGCCTTACACAGACAGTAAGTTCATCATCCAGTCAATCATTCAAGTGCTCAAAGCTCAAGGTACTGAACACATATTGTCCGGTGGAGTTCTAGCAGAAAAAGTAGTGACCTACAAAACCTTTATGTATCGCGGCTCCTCTGGTTCCCCAGTGTTTGATGCTTTTGGCCGAGTGTTTGGTTTGCATAGTCTTATATTTGCTTATAACTTTGGAGACCAGCCACACATTGTCATGGGATGTGCCTATCCTCTGCATATTATATTTAAACAGTTTGTAATCAAGCTGAAAGAAAGTGGAAATTATGAACTGTTGAGCAGAGTTGAGGAAGAAGCAAAAGGAAACAAATTCCTAGAAATGATATCTCCTCCAACTCCATACAGTGAATATTTTAGAGTTGTCCGGTACTCTTCCAAAGTTTGTGAGAAATCTGAAGGAAAAGAGGACTGTTGA